The Prosthecodimorpha staleyi genome has a window encoding:
- a CDS encoding MarR family winged helix-turn-helix transcriptional regulator: MTAPAPTDHAPPDPKVRPPAVSPAAANLHTAASPAGAPAEGADAFPLHGHLFFYFSQIMAHRNRRLNAELKPFGVDYARWRIMAVLNDQPGCSMQQLADTTSVDRTSLTHTLKLMEAEGLVSRTPRATDRRSVVLGLTEAGSRLFVDILPTVRAQTDLALTGIGAGEADTLMRLLARMAENLRDES; encoded by the coding sequence GTGACCGCCCCCGCCCCGACCGACCACGCCCCGCCCGACCCGAAAGTCAGGCCGCCCGCCGTGTCCCCCGCCGCCGCCAACTTGCACACCGCGGCAAGCCCCGCCGGTGCGCCGGCCGAGGGCGCCGACGCCTTCCCGCTGCACGGTCACCTGTTCTTCTATTTCAGTCAGATCATGGCGCATCGGAACCGGCGCCTGAATGCGGAGCTCAAGCCCTTCGGCGTCGACTATGCGCGCTGGCGGATCATGGCCGTGCTCAACGACCAGCCGGGCTGCTCGATGCAGCAGCTCGCCGACACGACGTCGGTCGACCGGACCTCGCTGACCCATACGCTGAAGCTGATGGAAGCCGAGGGGCTGGTCTCGCGCACGCCGCGGGCGACCGACCGGCGCAGCGTCGTGCTCGGACTGACCGAGGCCGGCAGCCGGCTCTTCGTCGACATCCTGCCGACGGTGCGCGCGCAGACCGACCTGGCGCTGACCGGCATCGGCGCCGGCGAGGCGGACACCCTGATGCGGCTGCTCGCCCGGATGGCGGAGAATCTTCGCGACGAAAGCTGA
- a CDS encoding ABC transporter substrate-binding protein gives MLRASAVLPLLAAALLAAVPASAQDKVKIGVVVTLSGPSAVLGAQARDGFNLAVKTLGGKLGGLEAEVVVADDELKPDVAVTKVKGLIDRDNVDFVVGPIFSNVLQAIHKPVTDSARAILISPNAGTSNFAGKQCNPNFFVTSYQNDQVHEVLGKYAQDKGYKSVVLMAPNYQAGKDSLAGFKRHYKGQVLDEMFTPLGQLDFSAELTKIAAAKPEAFFTFMPGGMGVNLVRQYRQAGLAAIPFLSAFTTDESTLPAQKDDAIGFLGGANWAPDMNNPQSKAFVAAFEAAYGSVPGTYAMQAYDAALLIDSAIKGAGGKVGDRAALTAAMKKADFTSLRGKFRFGNNNYPIQDFYLVKVAKRADGKYQTEIADKVFADYVDAHAGDCPMK, from the coding sequence ATGTTGAGAGCGTCCGCTGTCCTTCCCTTGCTTGCCGCCGCCCTTCTGGCCGCCGTTCCGGCGAGCGCCCAGGACAAGGTCAAGATCGGCGTCGTGGTGACCCTGTCGGGCCCGTCCGCTGTGCTCGGCGCCCAGGCGCGCGACGGCTTCAACCTCGCGGTCAAGACGCTCGGCGGCAAGCTCGGCGGCCTGGAGGCGGAGGTCGTCGTCGCCGACGACGAACTGAAGCCGGACGTGGCGGTGACCAAGGTCAAGGGCCTGATCGACCGCGACAATGTCGACTTCGTGGTCGGTCCGATCTTCTCCAACGTGCTGCAGGCGATCCACAAGCCGGTGACGGACTCCGCCCGCGCCATCCTGATCAGCCCGAATGCCGGCACCTCGAACTTCGCCGGCAAGCAGTGCAATCCGAACTTCTTCGTCACCTCCTACCAGAACGATCAGGTGCACGAGGTTCTCGGCAAGTATGCGCAGGACAAGGGCTACAAGTCCGTCGTCCTGATGGCGCCGAACTACCAGGCCGGCAAGGACTCGCTGGCCGGCTTCAAGCGCCACTACAAGGGCCAGGTGCTGGACGAGATGTTCACCCCGCTCGGCCAACTGGATTTCTCCGCCGAGCTGACCAAGATCGCCGCCGCCAAGCCGGAAGCCTTCTTCACCTTCATGCCGGGCGGCATGGGCGTCAATCTGGTCCGCCAGTATCGCCAGGCCGGCCTCGCCGCCATCCCGTTCCTGTCGGCCTTCACGACCGACGAATCGACCCTGCCGGCGCAGAAGGACGACGCGATCGGCTTCCTCGGCGGCGCCAATTGGGCGCCGGACATGAACAACCCGCAGAGCAAGGCTTTCGTCGCCGCCTTCGAGGCCGCCTACGGCTCGGTGCCCGGCACCTACGCCATGCAGGCCTATGACGCCGCACTGCTGATCGACAGCGCCATCAAGGGTGCCGGCGGCAAGGTCGGCGACCGCGCCGCCCTGACCGCGGCCATGAAGAAGGCCGACTTCACCTCGCTGCGCGGCAAGTTCCGCTTCGGCAACAACAACTATCCGATCCAGGACTTCTACCTGGTCAAGGTCGCCAAGCGCGCCGACGGCAAGTACCAGACTGAGATCGCCGACAAGGTCTTCGCCGACTATGTCGACGCCCATGCCGGCGACTGTCCGATGAAGTGA
- a CDS encoding cupin domain-containing protein, whose amino-acid sequence MILAPGITKAGEGLDNIRWNILGQTYVPKEVSEASFGWHATFPAETFVPPHIHPTQDEFIYMLEGRLDLILDGREAVARSGDLVRMPMGIPHGIFNKSGTTAKCLFWVAPTRRLYDLFWAIHNMPSQTPAEVVALAAKHEVDFLPPPDAQA is encoded by the coding sequence ATGATCCTGGCTCCCGGCATCACCAAGGCGGGTGAAGGCCTCGACAACATCCGCTGGAACATCCTCGGTCAGACCTATGTGCCGAAGGAGGTCAGCGAGGCCTCGTTCGGCTGGCACGCCACCTTCCCGGCCGAGACCTTCGTGCCGCCGCATATCCATCCGACCCAGGACGAGTTTATCTATATGCTCGAGGGCCGGCTCGACCTGATCCTCGACGGCCGCGAGGCGGTCGCCCGGTCGGGCGACCTGGTGCGCATGCCGATGGGCATCCCGCACGGCATCTTCAACAAGTCCGGCACCACGGCGAAATGCCTGTTCTGGGTCGCGCCGACCCGCCGGCTCTACGACCTGTTCTGGGCGATCCACAACATGCCCAGCCAGACGCCGGCCGAGGTCGTCGCGCTGGCCGCCAAGCACGAAGTCGATTTCCTGCCGCCGCCGGACGCGCAGGCGTGA
- a CDS encoding flavin-dependent oxidoreductase: MTVLIVGGGIGGLTLALMLHRKGIRSVVYEQAPQIREVGVGINVLPHAIKELAALDLLPALDAVALRTKELIYINRLGQKIWAEPRGLDGGFDYPQFSIHRGRLQKLVHDAVIERLGPDAVRTGLRLGGFFQDEGGVTAHFVDSRFGTSSETVRGEVLVGADGIHSVVRRYFYPEQGRPSWQGVLLWRGATEWPKFLSGRSMYIGGGMGAKLALYPIAPGSTPETRLTNWAIGIRVADPAATTPPVDSWSRTGRMDEVVPYAARFKVPGVDVEALVRATSTCWEYPMCDRDPLPRWSFGRVTLLGDAAHPMYPVGSNGAAQAILDARHLADMLARSEHPMLALSLYEEERLPKTAEIVRLNRTGGPERVIDEVERRAPSGFDYIEQVMSPTERDMIVKGYAGKAGFALTQVNR, encoded by the coding sequence ATGACGGTTCTCATCGTCGGCGGCGGCATCGGCGGGCTCACGCTCGCGCTCATGCTGCATCGCAAGGGCATCCGTTCGGTCGTCTACGAGCAGGCGCCGCAGATCCGCGAGGTCGGCGTCGGCATCAACGTGCTGCCGCATGCCATCAAGGAACTGGCCGCGCTCGACCTGCTGCCGGCCCTCGACGCGGTCGCGCTGCGCACCAAGGAACTCATCTACATCAACCGGCTCGGCCAGAAGATCTGGGCCGAACCGCGCGGTCTCGACGGCGGCTTCGACTATCCGCAATTCTCGATCCACCGCGGCCGGCTGCAGAAGCTGGTCCACGACGCGGTGATCGAGCGGCTCGGCCCGGATGCGGTGCGCACCGGGCTCCGGCTCGGCGGCTTCTTCCAGGACGAGGGCGGCGTGACCGCGCATTTCGTCGACAGCCGCTTCGGCACGTCGAGCGAGACCGTGCGCGGCGAAGTGCTGGTCGGTGCCGACGGCATCCATTCGGTCGTGCGACGCTATTTCTATCCCGAGCAGGGCCGGCCGAGCTGGCAGGGCGTGCTCCTGTGGCGCGGCGCCACCGAGTGGCCGAAATTCCTCTCCGGCCGGTCGATGTATATCGGCGGCGGCATGGGGGCGAAGCTCGCGCTCTATCCGATCGCGCCCGGCTCGACGCCGGAAACGCGCCTGACCAACTGGGCGATCGGCATCCGCGTCGCCGACCCGGCCGCGACGACCCCGCCGGTCGACAGCTGGTCGCGCACCGGCCGCATGGACGAGGTCGTGCCCTATGCGGCCCGCTTCAAGGTGCCGGGCGTGGATGTGGAAGCGCTGGTTCGCGCCACCTCGACCTGCTGGGAATATCCCATGTGCGACCGCGATCCGCTGCCGCGCTGGAGCTTCGGCCGGGTGACGCTGCTCGGCGACGCCGCCCATCCGATGTATCCGGTCGGCTCCAACGGCGCCGCCCAGGCGATCCTCGACGCGCGCCACCTGGCCGACATGCTGGCGCGTTCGGAGCATCCCATGCTGGCGCTGTCGCTCTACGAGGAGGAGCGCCTGCCGAAGACCGCTGAGATCGTCCGCCTCAATCGCACCGGCGGCCCGGAGCGGGTCATCGACGAGGTCGAGCGCCGCGCCCCGTCGGGCTTCGACTATATCGAGCAAGTGATGAGCCCGACCGAACGCGACATGATCGTCAAGGGCTATGCCGGCAAGGCCGGCTTCGCCCTGACCCAGGTCAACCGGTAG
- a CDS encoding SPFH domain-containing protein, which translates to MAIITRYPFLTQARVEASSFLAVFRQGRLVRSGRGIAAWFATGGPTSLVEIPADDRDHVLTISATTADFQTVSALGLATWRAVDPVLLAGRIDFTVEPKTGQHRGEPVAQVESLIDGLVASAVERFVAARTVARLLDEGIGALLAAVEREFATTGRLAAIGIEIAGIRLTDLSPAPELVRALRQPTIEKLQQGADEATFARRAAAVEKEAAIAENETRAKIRLEDERGRLIAKERDNELARAHIAQETARIEAEGEAHVREIQSLAAAAALATSSEAEARALERTDAVRLATEQTRAEIAKGLPPVVTLAHALETGLAAAKIGTLNLGPDAVGLIGQTFAKAVAGKP; encoded by the coding sequence ATGGCCATCATCACCCGCTATCCCTTTCTCACCCAGGCCCGCGTCGAGGCCTCCTCCTTCCTGGCGGTGTTCCGCCAGGGGCGGCTGGTCCGCTCGGGCCGCGGTATCGCCGCCTGGTTCGCGACCGGCGGACCGACCTCGCTGGTCGAAATCCCGGCCGACGACCGCGACCATGTCCTGACCATCTCGGCCACCACGGCCGACTTCCAGACCGTCAGTGCGCTCGGCCTGGCGACCTGGCGGGCGGTCGACCCGGTCCTCCTGGCCGGCCGCATCGACTTCACGGTCGAACCGAAGACCGGCCAGCATCGCGGCGAGCCGGTCGCCCAGGTCGAAAGCCTGATCGACGGCCTGGTCGCCTCGGCGGTCGAGCGTTTCGTCGCCGCCCGCACCGTCGCGCGACTACTCGACGAGGGCATCGGTGCGCTGCTGGCCGCGGTCGAGCGCGAATTCGCGACGACCGGCCGGCTCGCCGCGATCGGCATCGAGATCGCCGGCATCCGGCTGACCGACCTGTCGCCGGCGCCCGAACTGGTCCGCGCGCTGCGCCAGCCGACGATCGAAAAACTTCAGCAGGGCGCCGACGAGGCGACCTTTGCCCGCCGCGCGGCCGCTGTCGAGAAGGAGGCGGCCATCGCCGAGAACGAGACCCGCGCCAAGATCCGGCTCGAGGACGAGCGCGGCCGGCTGATCGCCAAGGAAAGGGATAACGAATTGGCGCGTGCGCATATCGCTCAGGAAACCGCCCGCATCGAGGCGGAGGGCGAGGCGCATGTACGCGAAATCCAATCCCTCGCGGCCGCGGCCGCGCTCGCCACCTCGTCGGAGGCCGAGGCCCGCGCGCTCGAACGGACCGATGCCGTCCGGCTCGCCACCGAGCAGACGCGCGCCGAGATCGCCAAGGGCCTGCCGCCGGTCGTCACCCTCGCCCACGCGCTGGAAACCGGGCTCGCCGCCGCCAAGATCGGCACGCTCAATCTCGGCCCGGATGCCGTCGGACTGATCGGCCAGACCTTCGCCAAGGCGGTCGCCGGCAAGCCCTGA